A portion of the Candidatus Methylomirabilota bacterium genome contains these proteins:
- a CDS encoding CoA pyrophosphatase codes for MTGPTHPFSDALRERARAHLAAFERRTLAPDGRRPAAVAVVLVPDDEGRGCFLLTRRAAGLRAHARQWALPGGRIDPGESAERAALRELQEELGLVREPGSVLGLLDDYGTRSGFVITPVVVWGEGDAALRPNPDEVAGVYRVPLADLDRPDVPRLVTIPESDRPVIQVPILSTLVHAPTAAVIYQLREVVVHGRPTRVAHFGEPVWAW; via the coding sequence GTGACCGGCCCCACGCATCCCTTCTCCGACGCGCTCCGGGAGCGGGCGCGCGCCCACCTCGCCGCCTTCGAGCGGCGGACCCTCGCCCCGGACGGCCGGCGGCCGGCTGCGGTCGCCGTCGTCCTGGTCCCGGACGACGAGGGCCGCGGCTGCTTCCTCCTCACGCGCCGCGCGGCCGGGCTCCGGGCCCACGCGCGCCAGTGGGCGCTGCCGGGCGGCCGCATCGACCCGGGCGAGAGCGCCGAACGGGCGGCGCTGCGCGAGCTCCAGGAGGAGCTCGGCCTCGTGCGCGAGCCCGGGTCGGTGCTCGGCCTGCTCGACGACTACGGCACGCGCTCGGGCTTCGTCATCACGCCCGTCGTCGTCTGGGGCGAGGGCGACGCCGCGCTCCGGCCGAACCCCGACGAGGTGGCCGGCGTCTACCGGGTGCCGCTCGCCGACCTCGACCGGCCGGACGTGCCGCGGCTCGTGACGATTCCGGAGAGCGACCGTCCGGTCATCCAGGTGCCGATCCTCTCGACGCTCGTCCACGCGCCGACGGCCGCCGTCATCTACCAGCTCCGCGAGGTCGTCGTCCACGGCCGCCCCACGCGCGTCGCCCACTTCGGAGAGCCCGTCTGGGCGTGGTAG
- a CDS encoding SDR family oxidoreductase, with protein MGRLDGQVAIVTGGGSGIGREAAKMLAAEGAHVVVAGRRKPPLDDIVGEIARAGGRATARQADVGKHAEAVALARFTVEALGRVDILVNNAGHSSKARSIRWVGKDEWDSVLDVNLNGVYALTQAVLPGMIERGSGTVVTVSSLAALKPGLIGGAPYGAAKAAVRNLMGHVHTVLCDKGIRATTIMPAEVDTPILDKRPLPPDAKARATMMQAEDVARAILLCVTLPLRTVIEEIVMSPTIQRDMTADLAVAGRAGGPDP; from the coding sequence ATGGGCAGGCTCGACGGGCAGGTGGCGATCGTGACAGGCGGCGGCAGCGGCATCGGCCGCGAGGCGGCGAAGATGCTGGCGGCCGAGGGCGCCCACGTGGTGGTCGCCGGGCGGCGCAAGCCGCCGCTCGACGACATCGTCGGCGAGATCGCGCGAGCCGGGGGACGGGCGACCGCGCGCCAGGCCGACGTCGGCAAGCACGCCGAGGCGGTCGCGCTCGCCCGCTTCACCGTCGAGGCGCTCGGGCGCGTGGACATCCTCGTCAACAACGCGGGCCACTCGAGCAAGGCCCGCTCGATCCGCTGGGTCGGCAAGGACGAGTGGGACAGCGTGCTCGACGTGAACCTGAACGGCGTGTACGCGCTCACCCAGGCGGTGCTGCCGGGCATGATCGAGCGCGGCAGCGGCACGGTCGTCACGGTGTCCTCGCTGGCGGCGCTCAAGCCGGGCCTGATCGGCGGCGCGCCCTACGGCGCGGCGAAGGCCGCGGTACGAAATCTGATGGGCCACGTCCACACGGTGCTGTGTGACAAGGGCATCCGCGCGACGACGATCATGCCGGCCGAGGTGGACACGCCGATCCTCGACAAGCGGCCGCTGCCCCCCGACGCGAAGGCGCGCGCGACGATGATGCAGGCCGAGGACGTCGCGCGCGCGATCCTCCTCTGCGTCACGCTCCCGCTGCGCACGGTGATCGAGGAGATCGTGATGAGCCCGACGATCCAGCGCGACATGACCGCCGACCTCGCCGTGGCGGGCCGCGCCGGCGGGCCCGACCCATGA